The Haloprofundus salinisoli genome includes a region encoding these proteins:
- a CDS encoding aspartate aminotransferase family protein — MTAGPPIDELHYDDAPNVDSVPGPNSRALLEKQREIDSSAVAYPEDIPIAFEEGKGATVRDVDGNTFIDMFAGIGVLNVGHANPYVLEAVHEQADKLVHTVDFPTEARLELIEKLDEIAPGSLSGNNRVVFGGPTGSDAIEASIKLAKYNTEGTGLVAFRGAYHGATSGAMSLTGNKGFKGHYTPLLADVTHAPYPNPFEQGKDPQEAVDHALEEVQAIFDDPYGGFANPAGIFVEPIQGEGGVVAPPKGFLKGLRDIADDNDVPLVFDEIQSGLGRSGQWWASEWYDVTPDVMTSAKALGGTGFPLSATMYHEDLDTWGSGDHAGTYRGHVVAMRAGTRAIEYIQEHDLLAHARDLGDYIRTRLEEVGESNPRVGEVRGKGLFIGAALVDEQGRPDDDAADAIQDYCFEHGVLIWKAGRHGNVLRLLPPLVLTEELAETALDVIVDAIEAVTTEKQRV, encoded by the coding sequence ATGACCGCAGGGCCACCCATAGATGAATTGCATTACGACGACGCACCGAACGTCGACTCCGTTCCGGGACCGAACTCCCGGGCACTGCTGGAGAAACAGCGTGAAATCGACAGCAGCGCGGTGGCGTACCCCGAGGATATCCCCATTGCCTTCGAGGAGGGGAAGGGCGCGACCGTCCGCGACGTCGATGGCAACACCTTCATCGACATGTTCGCGGGCATCGGCGTGTTGAACGTCGGCCACGCGAATCCCTACGTTCTCGAAGCGGTCCACGAGCAGGCAGACAAACTCGTTCACACCGTCGACTTCCCCACCGAGGCTCGCCTCGAACTCATCGAGAAACTCGACGAGATCGCCCCCGGTAGCCTCAGCGGCAACAACCGAGTCGTCTTCGGCGGGCCGACCGGCAGCGACGCCATCGAGGCGTCGATAAAACTCGCCAAGTACAACACGGAGGGAACTGGTCTGGTCGCCTTCCGCGGCGCGTACCACGGCGCGACCAGCGGCGCGATGAGCCTCACCGGCAACAAAGGGTTCAAAGGACACTACACGCCGCTTCTCGCCGACGTCACCCACGCGCCGTACCCGAACCCATTCGAGCAGGGCAAGGACCCACAGGAGGCCGTCGACCACGCGCTCGAAGAGGTGCAAGCCATCTTCGACGACCCCTACGGCGGCTTTGCGAACCCGGCGGGCATCTTCGTCGAGCCCATTCAAGGCGAGGGCGGTGTCGTCGCTCCCCCGAAGGGGTTCCTGAAGGGCCTTCGGGACATCGCCGACGACAACGACGTGCCGCTGGTGTTCGACGAGATACAGAGCGGCCTCGGTCGCTCCGGGCAGTGGTGGGCCAGCGAGTGGTACGACGTGACCCCCGACGTCATGACATCGGCGAAAGCGCTCGGCGGCACGGGCTTTCCGTTGTCGGCGACGATGTACCACGAGGACCTCGACACGTGGGGGTCGGGCGACCACGCCGGAACGTACCGCGGCCACGTCGTCGCAATGCGCGCAGGGACCCGCGCCATCGAGTACATCCAGGAACACGACCTGCTGGCGCACGCCCGCGACCTCGGCGACTACATCCGCACACGCCTCGAAGAAGTCGGGGAGAGCAACCCCCGCGTCGGCGAGGTTCGCGGCAAGGGGCTGTTCATCGGCGCGGCGCTCGTCGACGAGCAGGGACGCCCGGACGACGACGCGGCCGACGCCATCCAGGACTACTGCTTTGAGCACGGCGTCCTCATCTGGAAAGCCGGACGCCACGGCAACGTGCTTCGACTCCTGCCGCCGCTCGTGCTCACGGAGGAGTTGGCCGAGACGGCGCTCGACGTCATCGTCGACGCCATCGAAGCCGTCACGACCGAAAAACAGCGAGTCTGA
- a CDS encoding aldehyde ferredoxin oxidoreductase family protein encodes MLHTAGPLLTVDVSARESRTESIADVLESYIGGRGVATKLAHDRIPFDADPFGPENRLFFATGPMQASNMSFTGRMNCTGVSPLTDGLVSSNAGGFMSRNFADTGYAAVELVGASDELLALHVTDEGVEFEAVPELEGATVSEVGAYMDEKYGLGVENLAVAGPAGENRVRFASIMTSDERAFGRGGLGAVMGSKNVKAISFEGDSAPDIEIPSGQMEIHREAATDDHIMKRQGTVAVMDLANEIDGLPSYYFSEQQFEGVEGINGDAVESKKYKKGTCSACAFACKLPTRDEERGVETEGPEFEVAMAFGSNSGVDDIVDVMKSNKLCDELGLDAISAGNTIAAYLAAEDEFGNRELIWNLVEKIAHREGVGDDLAEGIDRVHDELGVENWTVKGLDFAAHEGRVLHGQGLSYAVANRGADHMYAVFYSQEYPLVPEDDAMDPTGLDGKPQRLIEKENQMALNDSGVVCKFSRDYMTPERYEMLFGAEFEELLDVGNRVVTLERHFNNQRGFDRSDDALPYEIPGFETALDEYYERRGWTNEGVVPDDATTV; translated from the coding sequence ATGCTACACACAGCTGGACCGCTTCTGACGGTCGATGTCAGCGCCAGAGAGAGTCGAACCGAATCTATCGCCGACGTCCTCGAATCATACATCGGCGGCCGGGGCGTTGCGACGAAGCTCGCACACGACCGGATTCCGTTCGACGCCGACCCGTTCGGTCCGGAGAACCGCCTGTTCTTCGCCACGGGACCGATGCAGGCGTCGAACATGAGCTTCACCGGGCGGATGAACTGCACCGGCGTCTCGCCGCTCACCGACGGATTGGTCTCGTCGAACGCCGGCGGGTTCATGTCCAGAAACTTCGCCGATACGGGGTACGCCGCGGTCGAACTCGTCGGCGCGAGCGATGAACTGCTCGCCCTCCACGTCACCGACGAGGGCGTCGAGTTCGAGGCGGTGCCGGAACTCGAAGGCGCGACCGTCTCAGAGGTAGGTGCGTACATGGACGAGAAATATGGGCTCGGCGTCGAGAACCTCGCCGTCGCTGGCCCCGCGGGCGAAAATCGTGTTCGATTTGCCTCTATCATGACGAGCGACGAACGCGCGTTCGGCCGCGGCGGACTCGGTGCGGTGATGGGTTCGAAGAACGTGAAGGCGATAAGTTTCGAGGGCGACTCTGCACCCGACATCGAGATCCCGTCGGGGCAGATGGAGATTCACCGCGAGGCAGCGACCGACGACCACATCATGAAACGGCAGGGAACAGTCGCGGTGATGGACCTCGCCAACGAAATCGACGGCCTTCCCTCGTACTACTTCTCCGAGCAGCAGTTCGAGGGTGTCGAGGGTATCAACGGCGACGCCGTCGAGTCGAAGAAGTACAAGAAAGGGACCTGTTCGGCCTGTGCGTTCGCCTGCAAACTTCCGACGAGAGACGAGGAACGTGGCGTCGAGACCGAGGGTCCGGAGTTCGAGGTGGCGATGGCGTTCGGCTCGAACTCGGGGGTCGACGACATCGTCGACGTGATGAAATCCAACAAACTGTGCGACGAACTCGGATTAGACGCCATTTCGGCGGGTAACACTATCGCCGCCTACCTCGCGGCCGAAGACGAGTTCGGCAACCGCGAACTCATCTGGAACCTCGTCGAGAAGATTGCCCACCGTGAGGGCGTGGGCGACGATCTGGCAGAAGGAATCGACCGCGTCCACGACGAACTCGGCGTGGAGAACTGGACGGTCAAGGGCCTCGATTTCGCCGCCCATGAGGGACGCGTCCTTCACGGACAGGGACTCTCGTACGCGGTGGCGAACCGCGGCGCGGACCACATGTATGCCGTCTTCTACTCGCAGGAGTACCCCCTCGTCCCGGAAGACGACGCGATGGATCCGACCGGACTCGACGGTAAGCCCCAGCGCCTCATCGAGAAGGAAAACCAGATGGCGCTCAACGACAGCGGCGTCGTCTGTAAGTTCTCCCGTGACTACATGACGCCGGAACGGTACGAGATGCTGTTCGGCGCTGAGTTCGAGGAGCTGCTCGACGTGGGCAACCGAGTCGTCACGCTCGAACGCCACTTCAACAACCAGCGTGGATTCGACCGCTCTGACGACGCGCTCCCCTACGAGATCCCGGGCTTCGAGACAGCGCTCGACGAGTACTACGAACGCCGCGGATGGACGAACGAAGGTGTGGTGCCGGACGACGCGACGACTGTGTAG
- a CDS encoding IclR family transcriptional regulator, with translation MTNRNTGRVLQTTALSLQLVEHILELKGASLAELAEVSGLAKSTVHSHLNTLAEHGYVISEDNRYHLGAKFCHLGDYVRTRKEYRRIAEEAIAHLSQESALEADFAVEENGRIVSLYGDLDFTNFPQFLVDGSPFHIHTTASGKAIVAEYPRERVQEIVDRWGLPAATERSISTEEGLFDELQQVREQGYAESDGEGIEGLWAVGKAVKSPRGEVYGSLNLSGPSYAIDGDTKAAQVELLNKAVATFEREVAEMYGAPSGEEGV, from the coding sequence ATGACGAACCGGAACACTGGACGGGTGCTCCAGACGACCGCGCTCTCCCTTCAGTTAGTCGAGCACATCCTCGAGCTGAAGGGCGCAAGTCTGGCCGAACTCGCAGAGGTATCGGGTCTCGCAAAGAGTACCGTCCACAGTCACCTCAACACGCTCGCAGAGCACGGATACGTTATCAGTGAGGACAATCGGTACCACCTCGGCGCGAAGTTCTGTCACCTCGGCGATTACGTCAGAACCCGAAAGGAGTACCGGCGCATCGCGGAAGAAGCGATCGCTCACCTTTCGCAGGAGTCGGCGCTAGAGGCGGACTTCGCCGTCGAGGAGAACGGCCGCATCGTCTCGCTGTACGGGGACCTCGATTTTACGAACTTTCCGCAGTTTCTCGTCGACGGGAGCCCTTTTCACATCCACACGACGGCTTCGGGAAAGGCCATCGTCGCCGAGTACCCGCGAGAGCGGGTCCAGGAGATAGTCGACCGATGGGGACTTCCTGCGGCGACGGAACGCTCGATTTCGACGGAGGAGGGACTGTTCGACGAACTCCAGCAGGTCCGCGAGCAGGGGTATGCCGAGAGCGACGGGGAGGGTATCGAAGGTCTTTGGGCCGTCGGTAAGGCGGTGAAATCTCCCCGCGGGGAAGTGTACGGCTCGCTGAACCTCTCCGGTCCATCCTACGCTATCGACGGTGATACGAAGGCGGCACAGGTCGAGCTGCTGAACAAGGCGGTAGCGACGTTCGAACGAGAGGTGGCGGAGATGTATGGCGCGCCGTCGGGCGAGGAGGGTGTCTGA
- a CDS encoding HalOD1 output domain-containing protein translates to MSTIQDTNLNSTTVAPSQAVMEKIAALEDIDSTELDPLSEVFNPEALNALVETNGQSEAPLRVEFIYSGYYVSVDSDGIVYVDEAVDLKE, encoded by the coding sequence ATGAGCACGATTCAAGACACAAATCTGAATTCGACGACTGTTGCGCCGAGTCAGGCAGTCATGGAGAAAATCGCCGCTCTCGAAGACATCGACTCTACGGAACTCGACCCACTTTCTGAGGTCTTTAATCCTGAAGCCTTGAACGCGCTCGTCGAGACAAATGGACAGAGCGAGGCTCCGCTCAGAGTCGAATTCATCTATTCCGGGTATTACGTCTCCGTCGATAGCGATGGCATAGTCTACGTCGACGAGGCTGTGGATCTAAAGGAGTGA